A genomic region of Metopolophium dirhodum isolate CAU chromosome 1, ASM1992520v1, whole genome shotgun sequence contains the following coding sequences:
- the LOC132934171 gene encoding uncharacterized protein LOC132934171, producing the protein MDEDLGAILYRIHNEFKNMIFILKCMYDKALVTNNLNRDSSNINPDLFTEVEDLTRINNELKIKCRHSKQRHIERLKKKESGEDYKFLVSLKMKYKMLNNYIKRSTEQLKEQMNMMTPSTKTSYLIQSKVNTKL; encoded by the exons ATGGATGAAGATCTTGGAGCAATTTTATACAGGATTCACAACGAGTTTAAGAATatgatttttatcttaaaatgtatgtacGATAAGGCGTTGGTGACTAATAATTTGAACCGGGATTCATCG aACATCAACCCTGACTTGTTCACGGAAGTTGAAGACTTGACGAGAatcaataatgaattaaaaataaaatgtagacaTTCAAAACAGAGACATATAGAGAGGTTGAAGAAAAAAGAGTCCGGTGAGGATTATAAATTCCTAGTTtcattgaaaatgaaatataaaatgctgAATAACTACATAAAAAGATCAACCGAACAACTCAAA GAACAGATGAATATGATGACGCCGTCGACAAAGACTTCCTACCTGATCCAAAGTAAAGTCAACACTAAGTTGTAA